From the Lolium rigidum isolate FL_2022 chromosome 2, APGP_CSIRO_Lrig_0.1, whole genome shotgun sequence genome, one window contains:
- the LOC124686314 gene encoding probable methyltransferase-like protein 23: MFVWPCSVILAEYVWQQRLRFSHSRVVELGAGTSLPGLVAAKVGADVTLTDIAHNTEVLNNIRQICSLNDANCKVVGLTWGEWDEPVFDLHPDIILGADVLYDSAKFDDLFATVTFLLENSPGAVFITTYHNRSGHHLIEFLMVKWGLKCLKLLDGFSFLPSCKADSLQGNIQLVEIALEKAKPK; the protein is encoded by the exons ATGTTCGTCTGGCCGTGCAGCGTCATCCTCGCGGAATATGTCTGGCAGCAGAGGCTGCGGTTCTCCCACTCAAGAGTTGTCGAG CTTGGTGCCGGAACCTCGCTACCCGGTTTAGTAGCTGCAAAAGTTGGAGCAGATGTCACGCTGACAGACATTGCACATAATACAGAA GTACTGAACAACATCAGACAAATATGCAGTCTCAATGATGCCAACTGTAAG GTGGTAGGACTTACTTGGGGAGAATGGGATGAACCTGTATTTGATTTGCACCCTGATATTATCCTTGGAGCCGatgtgctttatgattcagcca AATTTGATGATCTGTTCGCGACGGTTACATTTCTCCTGGAAAATTCTCCTGGGGCAGTGTTCATTACCACATACCACAACCGGAG TGGTCATCATTTGATTGAATTCTTGATGGTGAAGTGGGGTTTGAAATGTCTGAAACTCCTGGATGGGTTCTCATTCCTTCCCTCATGCAAGGCTGATTCACTACAGGGAAACATTCAGCTTGTTGAGATCGCACTTGAGAAGGCAAAACCTAAATGA